In the genome of Solibacillus silvestris, one region contains:
- a CDS encoding protein kinase, giving the protein MNISTVVEHIEDFLKQAEMIGIGSTRKVYRFENLVIKTFLHPIGYAQSKNEYEMYQTLGMKGLEKHIAAILFMNDKYVIQPFYEQLPLNNHCSYDIDLETDSRITEDLKAALHVIDHELDGFDFKDSGNYGLDEEGHLVLIDYGMTKKLYEEQWVILAEAGKLPQIRFEKCRVCNIEKELRMYGEVDTHNRCVSCGKDY; this is encoded by the coding sequence ATGAATATTTCCACAGTAGTAGAACACATAGAAGATTTCCTTAAACAAGCTGAGATGATTGGAATCGGCTCAACAAGAAAAGTTTATCGCTTTGAAAACCTTGTAATTAAAACCTTTTTGCATCCTATTGGATATGCTCAAAGTAAAAATGAATATGAAATGTATCAAACGTTGGGAATGAAGGGGTTAGAAAAGCATATCGCGGCCATTCTTTTTATGAATGATAAATATGTCATTCAGCCTTTTTATGAGCAACTTCCTTTAAACAATCACTGCTCATACGATATTGATTTGGAGACGGATTCAAGAATAACGGAAGATTTAAAAGCTGCACTCCATGTAATCGATCATGAATTGGATGGCTTTGATTTTAAGGATAGTGGAAATTACGGTTTGGATGAAGAGGGGCACCTTGTTTTAATTGACTATGGTATGACTAAAAAATTATATGAAGAACAATGGGTTATATTGGCTGAAGCCGGTAAACTCCCGCAAATCCGCTTTGAAAAATGTCGTGTATGTAATATTGAAAAGGAACTTCGGATGTATGGAGAAGTTGACACGCATAACCGTTGTGTTTCTTGTGGGAAAGATTATTGA
- a CDS encoding 4-methyl-5(B-hydroxyethyl)-thiazole monophosphate biosynthesis protein encodes MKKTAVILYPQFSEYELSIALSILMQGNKTMVTVGLDNHSIRGESGLTCVADTTIREINIEEIDSIVMPGCLDIKTLLNEEILFEFLKLAVTKETIVASISSSPYLLAKAGLLTGKKYTVGLPMEAIEKLCVFDKEKYCDDLVVQDGNIITARGRGFIEFGIRLGKALNLEFDEGWYEG; translated from the coding sequence GTGAAAAAAACAGCAGTAATTTTGTATCCGCAATTCAGTGAATATGAATTAAGTATAGCGTTGTCTATTTTAATGCAAGGAAACAAGACCATGGTTACTGTAGGGTTGGATAATCACTCCATAAGAGGTGAGTCTGGATTAACGTGTGTAGCTGACACAACAATTAGGGAAATTAACATTGAGGAAATTGATAGTATCGTGATGCCGGGGTGTTTGGATATTAAAACGCTTCTTAATGAAGAAATATTATTTGAATTTTTAAAGCTAGCCGTTACGAAAGAGACAATCGTTGCAAGTATTTCGAGTTCACCGTATCTATTGGCAAAAGCAGGTTTGCTGACAGGAAAGAAATATACTGTTGGGTTACCAATGGAAGCTATCGAAAAATTATGTGTTTTTGATAAAGAAAAATACTGTGATGATCTCGTAGTACAGGATGGAAATATTATTACAGCAAGGGGGAGAGGATTTATTGAATTTGGGATTCGTTTAGGTAAAGCATTAAATCTCGAATTCGATGAAGGCTGGTATGAAGGATAA
- a CDS encoding DUF4440 domain-containing protein codes for MEKKSALEKQLFQLENKLLVPEIRTSKEELTNLLADNFFEFGSSGKVLYKDEEISEATLGIVQMTMSDFEIHLLSEEIVLATYRIYNEVNKQHSLRSSIWKFVDGQWKMHFHQGTKISG; via the coding sequence GTGGAAAAAAAGTCAGCATTGGAAAAACAGTTATTTCAACTAGAAAACAAATTGTTGGTACCTGAAATACGGACATCAAAAGAGGAGTTAACGAACTTACTTGCTGACAATTTTTTTGAATTTGGAAGCTCAGGGAAAGTATTGTACAAAGATGAGGAGATTAGCGAAGCGACTCTTGGAATCGTACAAATGACAATGAGTGACTTTGAAATACATTTATTGTCTGAAGAAATCGTTCTAGCAACGTATCGGATTTATAATGAGGTAAACAAACAGCATTCATTACGGAGTTCGATTTGGAAATTTGTCGATGGACAGTGGAAGATGCATTTTCATCAGGGAACAAAAATTTCTGGATAG
- a CDS encoding acetyltransferase, whose translation MDKNECIALFHKELRQEAVTPGFRREETDHVVRHISKYNESGFILSSNVNESSAREVIRNELTYFGNLKQSFEWKVYSYDKPDNLTEILKQEGFTIDNPEALMVMKLSGSHPFLTNFDLHVVKEITDEQGIHDVIALEDAIWNGSHAELGERLWRDKQNNPDSLYIYGVYDDGQLVSAAWMYLENNSSFASLWGGSTLPGFRGNGYYSKLLAVRAQKAYEKGYSFLTVDASPMSKPILEKAGFNCLAYSYGCQSPTIPV comes from the coding sequence ATGGATAAAAACGAATGCATTGCACTTTTTCATAAAGAACTACGCCAAGAAGCTGTAACACCAGGTTTTAGAAGAGAAGAAACCGACCATGTTGTTCGTCATATTTCAAAATATAACGAAAGCGGATTTATTTTAAGTTCTAATGTAAATGAAAGTTCTGCTAGGGAAGTGATTCGAAATGAGTTAACTTATTTCGGTAACCTTAAGCAGAGTTTTGAATGGAAAGTGTACAGCTATGACAAACCTGATAATTTGACTGAAATACTTAAACAAGAAGGATTTACGATCGATAATCCAGAAGCATTGATGGTCATGAAATTATCGGGAAGTCATCCTTTCCTTACAAATTTCGATTTACATGTAGTAAAGGAAATAACGGATGAACAAGGCATCCATGATGTTATTGCGCTAGAAGATGCTATCTGGAATGGTTCTCATGCAGAGCTTGGAGAAAGACTTTGGAGAGACAAACAAAATAATCCTGACTCGCTCTATATTTATGGGGTTTATGACGACGGCCAGCTTGTAAGTGCTGCTTGGATGTACTTAGAGAATAATTCATCCTTTGCCAGCTTATGGGGTGGATCAACGCTTCCAGGATTCCGAGGCAATGGTTATTATTCAAAACTATTGGCAGTTCGTGCACAAAAAGCTTATGAGAAGGGGTACTCTTTCCTCACAGTTGATGCCAGTCCAATGAGTAAACCTATTCTTGAGAAGGCTGGTTTCAATTGTCTTGCATACTCATATGGTTGCCAATCACCTACTATTCCTGTTTAA
- a CDS encoding peptidase M48: MTKKWGLLAVFAFGLYVVAMYLYFFHGQNSGIPAALQGTAGDPSTFLTTHELLLSEELSKVRNFLFFISTPLEWLLYFFILIMGISRLFESWSSEQFKWSLFRTSMYLFFLSLLLFIIQFPLDYFRYTLSKSYGISTQIFSSWMRENVIDFWLELGMSVIMVAVLYWLIRKSPKKWWLYAWALTVPFSIFLMFIQPVVIDPIYNDFSPLKDKALETKILSLAEQANIPSEHVYEVNMSEKTNALNAYVTGIGENSRIVLWDTTLNRLTDDEILFIMAHEMGHYLLKDIYINIAVYLFMTLIGLWLIAKIMPWMIRRYGPVLKIKDMGNMNSLPLFLLISSFLVFFSSPLSNAISRYQEIRADEFAIELVENPEAAVSSFQQLTKAGLSEVNPPALVKWFRYTHPPMLERINKFAEEIEED; the protein is encoded by the coding sequence ATGACAAAAAAATGGGGTTTACTGGCTGTTTTTGCATTTGGGCTTTATGTTGTCGCAATGTATTTGTATTTTTTCCATGGACAAAATAGTGGGATTCCAGCCGCTCTTCAAGGAACGGCTGGAGATCCAAGCACTTTTCTTACAACGCACGAGTTGTTATTAAGTGAAGAGTTATCAAAAGTAAGGAATTTCCTGTTCTTTATTTCAACGCCGTTGGAATGGCTTCTTTATTTCTTTATTTTGATTATGGGTATTTCACGTTTGTTCGAAAGTTGGAGTTCTGAACAATTTAAATGGTCTCTTTTCAGAACTTCGATGTATCTGTTTTTCCTGTCCTTGCTACTTTTCATCATCCAATTCCCACTGGACTATTTCCGCTATACGCTGAGCAAAAGCTATGGCATCAGTACGCAGATCTTTTCATCATGGATGCGGGAAAATGTAATTGATTTTTGGCTTGAGTTAGGAATGTCGGTAATCATGGTAGCGGTGCTTTATTGGCTCATCAGAAAAAGCCCGAAAAAATGGTGGCTCTATGCATGGGCTTTAACTGTGCCGTTTTCAATTTTCCTCATGTTCATTCAGCCTGTCGTGATCGACCCGATCTACAATGATTTCTCACCATTAAAAGATAAAGCGTTAGAGACGAAAATTCTTTCTCTTGCAGAGCAGGCGAATATTCCATCTGAACATGTGTATGAAGTGAATATGTCGGAGAAAACGAATGCTTTAAATGCCTATGTAACAGGGATCGGTGAAAATTCCCGGATAGTGCTATGGGATACGACATTAAACCGATTAACGGATGATGAAATCCTCTTTATCATGGCACACGAGATGGGTCATTACTTGCTGAAGGATATCTATATAAACATCGCGGTCTATTTATTTATGACACTTATTGGACTATGGCTAATCGCAAAGATTATGCCTTGGATGATACGACGTTATGGACCAGTTTTGAAAATTAAAGATATGGGCAATATGAACTCCTTGCCGTTGTTTTTATTGATTTCATCATTTCTCGTTTTCTTCTCAAGCCCATTATCCAATGCGATTTCACGGTATCAGGAAATCCGGGCTGATGAATTTGCAATTGAACTTGTAGAAAATCCTGAGGCAGCGGTCTCATCATTTCAACAGTTGACGAAAGCCGGACTTAGTGAAGTTAACCCGCCAGCACTTGTCAAATGGTTCCGCTATACTCATCCGCCAATGTTAGAAAGGATCAATAAATTTGCCGAAGAAATTGAGGAAGATTAA
- a CDS encoding transcriptional regulator yields the protein MKDQLKKAMQHNQIIDIMYIAKDNSFTKRRIKLIKIAGDTAQAYCFTRHAKRTFKIDNILAVYPVISKASGLNA from the coding sequence ATGAAAGACCAACTTAAAAAAGCCATGCAGCACAACCAAATCATAGATATTATGTACATAGCAAAAGACAATTCATTCACTAAACGACGTATAAAATTAATTAAAATTGCTGGCGATACAGCGCAAGCTTACTGTTTTACTCGACATGCTAAAAGAACATTTAAAATAGATAATATTCTAGCGGTATATCCAGTAATCAGTAAAGCGAGTGGGCTGAATGCATAA